One genomic region from Balaenoptera acutorostrata chromosome 1, mBalAcu1.1, whole genome shotgun sequence encodes:
- the PARS2 gene encoding probable proline--tRNA ligase, mitochondrial isoform X2 yields MKKLSTEELSHVPSYTGCSYWEAGLGSKLPDSRANAVTTHWCLHSASAFLRRGVMEGLLTRCRALPAWATCSPQLSGYVPHRFHHRAPGRGKRLMLSRMFQPQNLREDQVLSLEGRSGELTCKSQRLMLQVGLIHPASSGCYHLLPYTVRAMEKLVRVIDQEMQAIGGQKVNMPSLSPAELWRATSRWDSMGKELLKLRDRHGKEYCLGPTHEEAITALIASQQTLSYKQLPLLLYQVTRKFRDEPRPRFGLLRGREFYMKDMYTFDSSPEAARQTYSLVCDAYSSLFDRLGLQCVKVQADVGSIGGTMSHEFQLPVDVGEDRLAVCPSCGFSANMETLDLSQTNCPACQGPLTKTKGIEVGHTFYLGTKYSSIFSAQFTNVHGKPSLAEMGCYGLGVTRILAAVIEALATEDCIRWPSLLAPYQVCLISPKKGSKEEAAAELTGHLYDHITEAVPQLRGEVLLDDRTHLTIGNRLKDANKFGYPFVIIAGKRALDDPAHFEVWCQNTGKVVFLTREGVLELLSQVQVV; encoded by the exons atgaagaaactgagcacaGAGGAGTTGAGTCATGTCCCAAGCTACACAGGGTGCAGTTACTGGGAAGCCGGACTGGGATCCAAGCTGCCTGATTCCAGAGCCAATGCTGTCACCACGCATTGGTGTCTCCACA GCGCAAGTGCCTTCTTACGCCGGGGTGTGATGGAAGGGCTGCTGACAAGATGCAGAGCGCTGCCTGCCTGGGCCACCTGCAGTCCCCAGCTCTCGGGGTACGTTCCTCACAGGTTTCACCACCGTGCCCCAGGGAGAGGGAAGCGCTTGATGCTGTCCCGCATGTTCCAGCCCCAGAACCTTCGGGAAGACCAGGTGCTCTCTCTAGAGGGCAGATCTGGCGAGCTGACCTGTAAGAGCCAGCGGCTGATGCTGCAGGTGGGCCTGATTCACCCGGCAAGCTCCGGCTGTTACCACCTCCTGCCTTATACTGTCCGTGCCATGGAGAAGCTTGTGCGGGTGATAGACCAGGAGATGCAGGCCATCGGGGGACAGAAGGTCAACATGCCCAGCCTCAGCCCAGCAGAGCTCTGGCGAGCCACCAGCCGGTGGGACTCGATGGGCAAGGAGCTGCTAAAACTTAGAGACAGACACGGCAAGGAGTACTGCTTAGGACCAACTCACGAGGAAGCCATTACAGCCCTGATCGCCTCCCAGCAGACACTGTCCTACAAGCAGCTCCCGCTCCTGCTGTACCAGGTGACGAGGAAGTTTCGGGATGAGCCCAGGCCCCGCTTTGGTCTTCTCCGAGGCCGAGAGTTCTACATGAAGGACATGTACACCTTCGACTCCTCCCCTGAGGCCGCCCGGCAGACCTACAGCCTGGTGTGTGATGCCTACAGCAGCCTGTTTGACAGGCTGGGGCTGCAGTGCGTCAAGGTCCAGGCAGACGTGGGCAGCATCGGGGGCACGATGTCTCACGAGTTCCAGCTGCCGGTGGACGTCGGAGAGGACCGGCTTGCAGTCTGTCCCAGCTGCGGCTTTTCGGCCAACATGGAGACTCTGGACTTGTCACAGACAAACTGCCCTGCTTGCCAGGGGCCACTGACCAAAACCAAAGGCATCGAGGTCGGGCACACGTTTTACCTGGGCACCAAGTACTCCTCCATTTTCAGTGCCCAGTTCACCAATGTCCACGGCAAGCCATCCCTGGCTGAAATGGGGTGCTATGGCTTGGGTGTGACGCGGATCTTGGCCGCTGTCATTGAAGCTCTCGCTACAGAAGACTGCATCCGCTGGCCCAGCCTCCTGGCCCCTTACCAAGTCTGCCTCATTTCCCCCAAGAAGGGCAGTAAGGAGGAGGCGGCCGCAGAGCTCACAGGGCACCTGTATGACCACATCACAGAGGCGGTGCCGCAGCTCCGAGGGGAGGTCCTGCTGGATGACAGGACCCATCTGACCATTGGAAACAGACTGAAAGACGCCAACAAGTTCGGCTACCCCTTTGTGATCATCGCGGGCAAGAGGGCCCTGGACGACCCTGCACATTTTGAGGTTTGGTGCCAGAACACCGGAAAGGTGGTCTTCCTCACCAGAGAGGGAGTCCTGGAATTACTGAGCCAAGTGCAGGTTGTCTGA
- the PARS2 gene encoding probable proline--tRNA ligase, mitochondrial isoform X3, producing the protein MEGLLTRCRALPAWATCSPQLSGYVPHRFHHRAPGRGKRLMLSRMFQPQNLREDQVLSLEGRSGELTCKSQRLMLQVGLIHPASSGCYHLLPYTVRAMEKLVRVIDQEMQAIGGQKVNMPSLSPAELWRATSRWDSMGKELLKLRDRHGKEYCLGPTHEEAITALIASQQTLSYKQLPLLLYQVTRKFRDEPRPRFGLLRGREFYMKDMYTFDSSPEAARQTYSLVCDAYSSLFDRLGLQCVKVQADVGSIGGTMSHEFQLPVDVGEDRLAVCPSCGFSANMETLDLSQTNCPACQGPLTKTKGIEVGHTFYLGTKYSSIFSAQFTNVHGKPSLAEMGCYGLGVTRILAAVIEALATEDCIRWPSLLAPYQVCLISPKKGSKEEAAAELTGHLYDHITEAVPQLRGEVLLDDRTHLTIGNRLKDANKFGYPFVIIAGKRALDDPAHFEVWCQNTGKVVFLTREGVLELLSQVQVV; encoded by the coding sequence ATGGAAGGGCTGCTGACAAGATGCAGAGCGCTGCCTGCCTGGGCCACCTGCAGTCCCCAGCTCTCGGGGTACGTTCCTCACAGGTTTCACCACCGTGCCCCAGGGAGAGGGAAGCGCTTGATGCTGTCCCGCATGTTCCAGCCCCAGAACCTTCGGGAAGACCAGGTGCTCTCTCTAGAGGGCAGATCTGGCGAGCTGACCTGTAAGAGCCAGCGGCTGATGCTGCAGGTGGGCCTGATTCACCCGGCAAGCTCCGGCTGTTACCACCTCCTGCCTTATACTGTCCGTGCCATGGAGAAGCTTGTGCGGGTGATAGACCAGGAGATGCAGGCCATCGGGGGACAGAAGGTCAACATGCCCAGCCTCAGCCCAGCAGAGCTCTGGCGAGCCACCAGCCGGTGGGACTCGATGGGCAAGGAGCTGCTAAAACTTAGAGACAGACACGGCAAGGAGTACTGCTTAGGACCAACTCACGAGGAAGCCATTACAGCCCTGATCGCCTCCCAGCAGACACTGTCCTACAAGCAGCTCCCGCTCCTGCTGTACCAGGTGACGAGGAAGTTTCGGGATGAGCCCAGGCCCCGCTTTGGTCTTCTCCGAGGCCGAGAGTTCTACATGAAGGACATGTACACCTTCGACTCCTCCCCTGAGGCCGCCCGGCAGACCTACAGCCTGGTGTGTGATGCCTACAGCAGCCTGTTTGACAGGCTGGGGCTGCAGTGCGTCAAGGTCCAGGCAGACGTGGGCAGCATCGGGGGCACGATGTCTCACGAGTTCCAGCTGCCGGTGGACGTCGGAGAGGACCGGCTTGCAGTCTGTCCCAGCTGCGGCTTTTCGGCCAACATGGAGACTCTGGACTTGTCACAGACAAACTGCCCTGCTTGCCAGGGGCCACTGACCAAAACCAAAGGCATCGAGGTCGGGCACACGTTTTACCTGGGCACCAAGTACTCCTCCATTTTCAGTGCCCAGTTCACCAATGTCCACGGCAAGCCATCCCTGGCTGAAATGGGGTGCTATGGCTTGGGTGTGACGCGGATCTTGGCCGCTGTCATTGAAGCTCTCGCTACAGAAGACTGCATCCGCTGGCCCAGCCTCCTGGCCCCTTACCAAGTCTGCCTCATTTCCCCCAAGAAGGGCAGTAAGGAGGAGGCGGCCGCAGAGCTCACAGGGCACCTGTATGACCACATCACAGAGGCGGTGCCGCAGCTCCGAGGGGAGGTCCTGCTGGATGACAGGACCCATCTGACCATTGGAAACAGACTGAAAGACGCCAACAAGTTCGGCTACCCCTTTGTGATCATCGCGGGCAAGAGGGCCCTGGACGACCCTGCACATTTTGAGGTTTGGTGCCAGAACACCGGAAAGGTGGTCTTCCTCACCAGAGAGGGAGTCCTGGAATTACTGAGCCAAGTGCAGGTTGTCTGA
- the PARS2 gene encoding probable proline--tRNA ligase, mitochondrial isoform X1, with amino-acid sequence MDWRRVGLEAGSPSEEAVAVAQMKKLSTEELSHVPSYTGCSYWEAGLGSKLPDSRANAVTTHWCLHSASAFLRRGVMEGLLTRCRALPAWATCSPQLSGYVPHRFHHRAPGRGKRLMLSRMFQPQNLREDQVLSLEGRSGELTCKSQRLMLQVGLIHPASSGCYHLLPYTVRAMEKLVRVIDQEMQAIGGQKVNMPSLSPAELWRATSRWDSMGKELLKLRDRHGKEYCLGPTHEEAITALIASQQTLSYKQLPLLLYQVTRKFRDEPRPRFGLLRGREFYMKDMYTFDSSPEAARQTYSLVCDAYSSLFDRLGLQCVKVQADVGSIGGTMSHEFQLPVDVGEDRLAVCPSCGFSANMETLDLSQTNCPACQGPLTKTKGIEVGHTFYLGTKYSSIFSAQFTNVHGKPSLAEMGCYGLGVTRILAAVIEALATEDCIRWPSLLAPYQVCLISPKKGSKEEAAAELTGHLYDHITEAVPQLRGEVLLDDRTHLTIGNRLKDANKFGYPFVIIAGKRALDDPAHFEVWCQNTGKVVFLTREGVLELLSQVQVV; translated from the exons atggattggaggaGGGTGGGCCTGGAAGCTGGGAGCCCAAGTGAAGAGGCTGTAGCAGTagcccag atgaagaaactgagcacaGAGGAGTTGAGTCATGTCCCAAGCTACACAGGGTGCAGTTACTGGGAAGCCGGACTGGGATCCAAGCTGCCTGATTCCAGAGCCAATGCTGTCACCACGCATTGGTGTCTCCACA GCGCAAGTGCCTTCTTACGCCGGGGTGTGATGGAAGGGCTGCTGACAAGATGCAGAGCGCTGCCTGCCTGGGCCACCTGCAGTCCCCAGCTCTCGGGGTACGTTCCTCACAGGTTTCACCACCGTGCCCCAGGGAGAGGGAAGCGCTTGATGCTGTCCCGCATGTTCCAGCCCCAGAACCTTCGGGAAGACCAGGTGCTCTCTCTAGAGGGCAGATCTGGCGAGCTGACCTGTAAGAGCCAGCGGCTGATGCTGCAGGTGGGCCTGATTCACCCGGCAAGCTCCGGCTGTTACCACCTCCTGCCTTATACTGTCCGTGCCATGGAGAAGCTTGTGCGGGTGATAGACCAGGAGATGCAGGCCATCGGGGGACAGAAGGTCAACATGCCCAGCCTCAGCCCAGCAGAGCTCTGGCGAGCCACCAGCCGGTGGGACTCGATGGGCAAGGAGCTGCTAAAACTTAGAGACAGACACGGCAAGGAGTACTGCTTAGGACCAACTCACGAGGAAGCCATTACAGCCCTGATCGCCTCCCAGCAGACACTGTCCTACAAGCAGCTCCCGCTCCTGCTGTACCAGGTGACGAGGAAGTTTCGGGATGAGCCCAGGCCCCGCTTTGGTCTTCTCCGAGGCCGAGAGTTCTACATGAAGGACATGTACACCTTCGACTCCTCCCCTGAGGCCGCCCGGCAGACCTACAGCCTGGTGTGTGATGCCTACAGCAGCCTGTTTGACAGGCTGGGGCTGCAGTGCGTCAAGGTCCAGGCAGACGTGGGCAGCATCGGGGGCACGATGTCTCACGAGTTCCAGCTGCCGGTGGACGTCGGAGAGGACCGGCTTGCAGTCTGTCCCAGCTGCGGCTTTTCGGCCAACATGGAGACTCTGGACTTGTCACAGACAAACTGCCCTGCTTGCCAGGGGCCACTGACCAAAACCAAAGGCATCGAGGTCGGGCACACGTTTTACCTGGGCACCAAGTACTCCTCCATTTTCAGTGCCCAGTTCACCAATGTCCACGGCAAGCCATCCCTGGCTGAAATGGGGTGCTATGGCTTGGGTGTGACGCGGATCTTGGCCGCTGTCATTGAAGCTCTCGCTACAGAAGACTGCATCCGCTGGCCCAGCCTCCTGGCCCCTTACCAAGTCTGCCTCATTTCCCCCAAGAAGGGCAGTAAGGAGGAGGCGGCCGCAGAGCTCACAGGGCACCTGTATGACCACATCACAGAGGCGGTGCCGCAGCTCCGAGGGGAGGTCCTGCTGGATGACAGGACCCATCTGACCATTGGAAACAGACTGAAAGACGCCAACAAGTTCGGCTACCCCTTTGTGATCATCGCGGGCAAGAGGGCCCTGGACGACCCTGCACATTTTGAGGTTTGGTGCCAGAACACCGGAAAGGTGGTCTTCCTCACCAGAGAGGGAGTCCTGGAATTACTGAGCCAAGTGCAGGTTGTCTGA